ACGGATGTTGTGTTCCCGTTCCCGCTCTTCAATAAGCTTCTCGCAAATGACAACTTCTTCTGGATGGTCTCGAAACAGATCCAGAAGATATGGTGAGTGTGTCGTGGCTACTACCTGCACTGGATCCCGTTTCTCTCCACAACTCTCAGGGTAAGCCAGCCTGTATAAAGCGTCTTTGATATCTCTCAACAAACGAGGATGGATTCCCCGATCTGGCTCCTCAAGGCAAAGAATCGCGGGGGGGGCAGCAATGTAGGCAAGAGTCAGCACAGCAAGGGCAAATACGGTTCCTTGAGAGAGGTCAGCCGCATCGATGGTGTGGTGTCCAACCCGTGCTCGCAATTGAAAGGAACGCATCCCTGGGTGAGGTGTCTCAAACAAGATGCGGTCGAATTCCGGCATCCAGGCACGCAGCTCCATGTTGAGGGCTTCAAATCGCTCAGGGTTACGATCTCGAAGACGGTCCATCACCACGACAAGATTGGCGCCATCAGACTCCATTTCTGCTGACGGACTTAGCTGCACCGTGCTGGCCACGCGTGACGCCTCGAAGGCAAAAAATCTAAGGCTGCTGAGTTTCTTTGAATCCAGAGGCGTCAACCCTCTCTCCATTCGACTCCCACGCGGCGCGCCTGCCTTCCATTCAGCAATAGAGACCTTCTGTCGTTCGGAAGATGACTGCCACATGGCTGAAATACGGACGGCAGGAGGATCGGCCGAGTTGCGCAAGGCCGCAGAAATAACTTGCTGGTGCGACCATTTCTCTGGAGTAGATGCTCCACGCAGTCCTTGAATGGCGGTGCTCTTGCCAGACCCATTGGGTCCCACCAGCAGCGTCAAGCGACTTAGCGGAAGAACCGCATCGCGGAGGACTTTGAAGTTCTCGAATTTAACCGATTCGATCATGGTTCAGGTTATCCAGCGTCTCGCTCAACTGTACCATAATGTTATCGGCTTTTAACCCCGGGAGAAACTGAGATTTGGACGGACACGCTGGCTTGCCCATGGCGACCCGCATGAAACAACGACGCGTGTCGCCATGCCACCCGTCGATCCGCAATTGCCGTCACGCCGTTTCGTCCAGCACGTCGGTCAGCAGGTACTGGTGTTTGTACTGTTCGCTTCGGCCGTGGCGGCGCTGGATCTCGTCGTGCTCTCGCTGGTCGAAGTACCCGCTGCCGGCCAGGGACAGGCGGATGGGGCCCAGGCGTCCGCTGTGGCGTTTGGACTGGTATTCGATGTTGAGCTCGGCCAGCGCCTGGTCCATCGCCGGCGCCAAAGCCGACTCGGCGCCGTTGCCGTCGATGGGCTCGATCACGAGCTGATAGCACGGCGTGCCTCGGAAGACCGGCTGGAAGGTGAAGCGGTTGACGTCGGTCCCGATGCGGGCCGTCGCCTGGCGCATCGCCTCGACGACCTGATGCTCGGTGAGCTTCTCGCCGGTGAGGTTGGCGGTGCGCAGCCCTCGCGAGAGAAACTCGAACACGGGAGACTGCCCGAAGCGGCCGACCACGCGCACGCGGTCGTCGATGCTGTAGCGCCACAGCCCGGCCCAGTTGGTGATGACCAGGAAGTATTCCTCGCCGACGCGCGCCTGGTGGGCGGGCAGGGTGTGCGGGTTGTCGCGCCCGTACTCCTCGATGGGGATGAACTCCAGGACGTTGGAGACGATCTCGGCGATTCCGGCGGGGGTGTTGTCCTCCAGCGGAATGGAGAACCGCCCCTCGCTGGCCAGCAGGCCCAGGTCGCGGATGGGGACCTCGCCGAACAGCTCGCGCAGGCGGCGCAGGTACAGCTTGAGCGTGCCGCCCGTCCAGTGCGTCAGGAACGCCGGCTTCCAGAACCGCCGCGGCAGCAGCGTGCCGTCCTCGTCCAGCGCCTGCTGCAGGCGCCGCGCCGCCCGGCGGTTGGGGCGGAATCGCAGCAGCCCCGCGACGGCGGCGGGGATCGGACCCGGCGGCGTGAACGTGCCGTCGGCCACGTCGCGGATGATCCGTTCGGCATGGGCCTGGGCAGCCTCGGCCATCTTGATGATGCTGGAGGGATTGGCGGTGGAGATGATCGCCACGTCGTGGGTGATGGCGCAGCGCATCAGGGTGTAGTACTTGACGGCCGCGTTGGAGATCGACGCCACCTGGTACGGCGCGGGGTACATGCGGCGCACGATTTTCTGTTGGTTCATGGCCAGCATGCCGCTGATGGCCCCGCAGGGCAGGCCCGTCGGGCTGAGTTGATCGTCCATGGGGGAGGAGATCTGGACGATCGGTCGCAGCCAGCCAGCCTTGTGCATGTTCAGGGCGGACAGTCCCAGGATGTTGAACCCGCGGCGCTGATTTTCCAGAAACGGCGCCGTGACGGGGATGTACTTGGGCAGACCGGTGGTGCCGCTGGTCATGGAGAACATGACGACCTTTTCGTCGGCCGGCAGCAGGGCGGTGGTCTGCCCCTGGAAGACGCGGTCGAAATAGGGTCGCATCTGCTCGTACGTTCGGACGGGGACGGCGCGGACGAAGTCGCCGTAGGACTTCACGCCGGCCAGTCCGTGGTCGCGCCCGAAATCGGTAGCCGCATGCCGGGCGATGAGGCGCAGGAGCAGTTGTTCCTGGGCGCCGGCGGTGTCGGCGTGTGCCTTGACGAAGGCGCGGGTGTCCAACCAGGCGCGTGTGGCGGCCAGGCGGGCCATCGGCTTCAGGATGAATTGTTTGGGTGTCATCAACCCCTCGGCGTCCGTCAAGCAAACAGGCAAGTATAGCCGGTTGGCCTTGTCTATCAAGAACTCGCTGTCGGCGGCGGTTCGTCTACGCCACCTCGGTCTCGGCCGGGGTGGTGATCTCGGCGGTGGCGATGTCGTCACCGGCCAGGTGCTTGCGAAAGAACGCGATGGTCCGCGCTGCATATTGCCTGGGCTGAACCATGACCGACTGGTTGTGTTTGGCCTGTTCCACCAGCCAGAGGTACTTCGGGTCCGGAGCGTCATTGTACAGCAGCGCCGTCTGGTCGGAGCGGATATAGCTGTCGCGCCGCCCGTGGATGAACAGGATCGGGCGCGGCTGCATCTCCTTCAGAGCCCGTCGGACGGAGGGGAACCGCCGCCCGAGCTTGGGCTGGGCGAACTTCATCAGCAACCATACCAGCAGGTTCCAGAAGATCTCGGGGTGGTTCTCGTAGACCAGCTTGACGCGGGCAAAGATGTGGGCCCAGCGCTTCATGTAGCTGACCAGCGTGGTGTCGGTGCTGAAAGCCCCGTCGCAGACGATCGCGGCGATATTCGGGTCGCTCGCGGCCGCCAGCAGCCCCGCCCCGGCGCCGCGGCTGATCCCGAACAGCCCGATGCGGGTGTCCTTGCCCTCGGCCTGCAGCAGGGACTCGACGTGCAGGCACGCGCCCAGGACGTCTTCGAGTTCCTTGTCGCTGGGCCACTGCAGGGGGCGATAGTTGCCCGAACCGGCGCTGCTTTGGCCATGGGCGCGGAAGTCGAACGTGAAGACGTCGAAGCCCACCTCCAGCAGCGGGCGGATGTAACGGGCGCAACTGAACATGTCCGAGCCGTACTCGTGGCAGAAGACGATCGTGCCCTTGTAGGTCTGCGCGTTGGGCGCCTGCAGCCGCATGCCCCGCAGGCTCGTACCGTCGAAGCTGCGGAACCGCTGCTGCTCGCCCGCCAGACGCTGAAAATCGAGCGGGCCCATCGACAGCGGCGGGGGGGTGTCGACGAAGATGTTCAGGCAGATCTTCGTGTACCGCGCCATCACCAGCACCACAAACAACAGCAGCGACGCGACGGTGATCGAAATAGCCACCGCCGCCCAGTGCTGGCTGAGCCACGTCCATAATGACGTCACTTGATCGATTGCTAATGGCATGGTCAAAGCGCGCGGCAGGGCCTATCCGTCCTGCGCGAGTGGGGCAAGGATACCCCAATTACTCGCGTCAAACAAGAGGCAGTCGCGGCCGGTGAAGCTTCCTCAGGGCTAACCAGACGATGGGCGCCCATGGCGACCCGCCGCACAACTCGTGTCGCCACGTCGCCCGGCCGACCAGCAGCGTCACGCTCCGCGCTGAAATATCCCGCTGAAAAATTCGCAATCCGGGGAACCTTCGACCCCATCGGGCGTATGGATAAGTGAGGGAATCAGTGGGAACTAATTCCCTCCCAGACCGGTCGGGTTTCTCCTCCTTTCCCCGGCCGGTCTGTGATTTTATCTGGAAAAAACGCGTCTCGCGGTGCGAGGCGCGTTTTTTCATGCGCGGGATCAGGCGGCTTCTTGCGGCCGCTTAAGAGTATGTTCTATTTTCGCCTGCGGCGGATGATGACGCCCACAGCCCCAGCGGCCAGCAACATCAGGCTGGCCGGTTCGGGGATGTCGTTGGTGACGATGAAGTGGTTCAGCGTCGTCATGTCGGCGCCCCAGGTAATGTTATTGTCCAGGGCAAAGATGAGGTACTGCCCGGCTGCCAGGGTTACGCTTGAGGCCAACCGCAGATCGCGGCTGGCGGTGGTCGCGACGCCGGCCGCCAGGGAATCGCCCGGGTCGCCGACGCTGAAGAAACCGTTGGCGTTCTGGTTGATGCCCCTGACATAGCCGGCCGTGTCGTCTTCGCCAAGAAACACGTTGGCGCCCACGCCGTTGCCGCCTCCGGCGTAGTAGATGCTGACGTCAAAGGTATACGTTCCGGCCGTCTGGGCACGGTACATGATGGCCGTGGAGCCCAGCCAGGCGCCGCTGTTCCACGGATGCATGAGCATGGCGCCGGTGCCGGTGTTTCCGTAGACGCCCTCTCCCTCGTTGTTGGGATACCGCCACCCGGACCAACCGCCGCCCCACCAGGAAGCCGGGTCATTGTCGTAATCCGTGTCCCGGCGGAACCGCGCGGTTTCGGCATACGCCTGGGCGGCGAATTGCCAGGTCTCATCGGCGCCATTGACGCCGTCGGCAATATCCGCCGCCGTGAGCGTGTCGGCATAGACGCCCGACGCCATCACAAGAAGGGATGCCATGCAAATGCCCAAACGAAAAAGAGTGGTATTCATATGCGCTCTCCTATTCTGTCGACCAGTCTCTGCTCGAAACGACTACGCCATGTTTACCGCTGCAAAATGACAGGCCGCGCTGAGCTGGTCTCCATTGCAAACATCCAACCAGACGGGCCTGTAAGATATGCTATCAAAGTTGCATAATTAGTCAAGCTTTAACGGGAAATTAATATGCCGGTCAGGCGATTTTCGCTGCCGGTTGGGCGTCATTGCAGCGGCGGCGCGGGCAAGTCGGGCGCCGGCGCCGGCAGGGCCGGTTGCGTCGCCGGCAAGTCGGGCGCCGGTTCCGCTGGGGCCGGTTGCGTCGACGGCGGACGCGGGGCCGACACCTCCGCTTGCAGCGCCGCGATGCGCTTGTTGGCGAAGTCTACGTTGCCGCCGTCATACGGGTCCCGACGCAGCGCTTCCTGGTACAGCTCCAGCGCTTTCTCCGCGCTGTGCAGGCGGATGTCCCACAGGACGGCCGCCTGGTAGCTGGCGGTTTCCTGGATGGCCGGGTCCCACTGGACCGCCCGCTCGTACCAGGTGGCGGCACGGTAGTTTTCCTGGAAGTACTCCTTGTAGATCTCGGCGATATAGAACGCGGCCATCGGCAGGCGAACCGAGTTGGGGTACTTGGCGATGAGTTCCTTGAACAACTCCAGCGACTGCCTCTGCCGGCGGTAGTCCGCCCCGATCGTAAAGACGATCAGCCCCTTGTGCTGCTGGTGCATCGCCAGGGCGCGGAAGAACAGCTCGTCGGCCTCGCTGCTGAACTGGTCGCACTTGCGCTGGGAGGGGGGCACCTCTGCGGTGATGAAATACATGTACGTGCGGATCGGGTCCAGCCGCTGCTGCATGTTGGCGATGACGTCGGCCTTGTACGTCATGGCGTTCTGGCGGTAGAAGGTCACCAGGTCGCCGACGGCCTTGATGTATTCCGCCCGTGCGGCCAGGGCGTCCTCGACCAGCACGGTTTCGGTCGGTGCGGTATTGGGCAGGTCGCGCGGCGGAAGGATCGACGGCAGCCCCACCCACTCCCACGGACGCACCTGCGCCAGGTTGGCCAGCTCGCGGTTGGCCCACTCGAGCTTGACGAGGTTTCCGAACTGCTGATAGAAGTCGCGCAGCTTCGTCAGGCGGAAGGTGTAGTTGAGCCGCGCCGCCTCGACTGCCGTCGCGGCGCTGCGCTCGCGAAGATTGTCCGGCGCCACCGTCAGCGTCTTGAGGGGCATCGAGACGATGTTCTGCCGCGGCGGCGCCGGCGGGCGATCGCCACAACCGCAGAGAAAGATCGCCGCGCCGACGAGGCTGCAGCCGGCGGCCGCCAGACCGACACGCACATTCGCTACGTTGATCATATGGAGGCTCCTCAAGTGTAACACGCGCAGCGTCGCCGGAGCCCGCTCCCATGACGCCCGCGCAGAATCCTCTATCTTCATCGGCAAGGCCGTGCGTTGGGGTTGTGGGAAAAAAGCTTACCACAGAGGCTCGTGAGCGACCAGATTTCCTGGAAGGAAAATCCGGTCGCTCACAGAGCGGGAGAAAGTAGTCAGTAGAAAGGAGAAGAAGCGGCCAACGCCTCATCAGCCCTGCCATCGCGGCCTACCGCCTGGACTTATCCCGCGGTCTACTCTCAACTTTCTACTCTCCTCTGGAGGTTTCATGACGGGTGGCATGGCGACACGCGTAGCGGGCCTGCCTGCCGCAGGCAGGTCGCCATCGTTAGCGGCGGAGCTTGCTCCGCGCGTTCGCCCCAGATCGCCCGGTCGCGAAGTCTACGAGAAAGCGGTACGGACTATGCCACGCTTCCACTTCCTTGCACTTTGTTGCCTGCCCGCCGTAGCCTTGGCGAAGGCGGGTACTTTTCACAGCACTTTGCGGGGAAGCACCCAGCCTACGACCTGTGACCGCGCCCCTAACGACCTCCACCGCAAAAGCGGTTCAGCCTATACCACAATTCCACTTCCTTGCACTTTGTTGTACTTTTCACAGCGATTTGCGGGGAAGGTAAGCAATTACTATTGCCTTATGGTCGTGCGGTAAGTACTTCCCATTAGGGCAGCAGCGTCCTGAACTCCCGGCCGCCATGACGCACCTCGACCGTCCGGGGGTGCATTTTCAAGCAGCCTCCGTTGTCCCTCGAACGCTTTACCCTTTCGTTTTGCGAGTTGATTTTGCGCGGGCCCCTGTTGGCTTGGGTTGTTCCCGTTGTGACCGGATGCGGCCCAGAAGCGCGGAAGCGGGTTCGTAGGAGCGGTTCTCCTGGCGGGCCAGTTCTGCTTCGGTGGGGACCAGTTCGCCCCGGAAGGCTTTGGCCAGAATCGCCTGCGTCAGTTTGTCCGCCCGCTTGGTCGCCGCGGCCACCCGCTGCTCGATCTGGTCGGCCAGCTTGAACAGCGCCTCGACGCGGCGGACAATTTCCTTTTGTTCATCCAACGGAGGAAGCGGAACTGGAAAAGAACCAAAAGTTGTGATGGAAATGTGGGGCATGGCAGCCCCCTTTGCGCCTTCCTCAATCAGATTCTGTGTGAAAGGACATTGAATAACGCGCAAGAGGTATCGTTCATTCGCGCTTAACCCTCCAAACCGAAGCACGGCTACCGATTGATTGATACAGCATCTTTGTCCCTTCTGGACAATTGCGGCACGTCCCAATGTTCCATCCTTCGTTAGCAGTATTTCTCCCGCCTCGGGCCTGTCCTTGTCATTGAGTGACTCAAAGGCTTCGAGAGACGTTCGATCTGCAGACATAAGATCAACGAAGTCATGCAAGACATTCTTGGCAGTTACTACAGGTATTCCTTCTGCGACATGTGGCATTGGCCTTGTGAAGCCGTATGTAATCCAGTCGGTAAGATCGTCCCACGTTACCCAGAGCCAGCTTTCAGGCAAAGAGAACGGCTCATTGGAGATTTCTGATGCTGAAAGACATTTGGGCTGTCGAGGTTTGCGAAGTCCCTCTTTCTCGCACTCTTGGGTCTGACGAAGATACCTGTCTTTTCGATTCAACAAGATCCTTTCCAATAAAGCTCTGGCAGATTCGCTGACTGAACCCGCTGCCCGCCAGTCTTCGGTCAGTCGTCCGGAGCAGGCGGCGGCGAGGACGGATTGGCGGAAGCGTTTGAGGATTCGGGGGACCTTGGCCAACCGCTCGCGCGCCGCGTTGACGAGGGCCAGCAGTTCCTCCACCCTGGCCACGATCCGCTTCTGTTCGGCCAGAGGGGGAAGAGGCACCACAATAGCCTCGAAATACTCACGCTTGAGATTGTTTATGTTGGTTCCAGAAGATGCCGCCGAGATAGCGTCGCGATACCCTTTGGTTTGGAAGTAGTAGCCGAAGAACGCGGGATCGACTTGCCAGTGTGGCCTGAGAACGCCGCAGAAAGCGCCGAATGTTCCATTCCACTTTCCCCGAGCCGAAGCCGCTTTGCCTACAACTTGCTTGCTGCCGCTGGACATTGCCAGCACCACGTCACCGGTCTGGATCATCTGCTCCTGACTTACCCGCCCTTGGGGAACATACTGCAAATCCAAAAAGTTGAGGCCGTCCCCAATGTTGTTGGCCCGGAGAAGTGCTACGTGGCCGTCGGTGGGCGAAGACAATGCTTCGCCTTTCGCATATGAAACACCGCGGATCAATGAGGCGAGATCCAGAACCGAGGCCTCTGCCCATTGTTCTGGTAGTTCAGTAGCAGCCACTACGCCGCCCCCTTCTCAGGTTTGGAGCCACGTTTCAGCTTGCTGTTATAGGGCGGGCGATGTTTCGCTGTCATGTGTTCCTCAATCTCGGCTCGCCCAAACGGCACGATCACCGGACTGACAGACAAGCGTGTTTCAATGTAGTCCGTCACCATCTGCTCAATATTGTTAGGAAATCGTCGGCTGGAGGTAGCCTCGTGAAAGCCCGGCACATCTTTGAAAAGAACATTGCCCAGCTTTCGCCGAAGGACATGGTTGCGAGAACTGAGGAAGTCCAGCATTCGGGCGGCGATAGAGCCGGTCTCGCCCACATACACAAGATCGTTCTGGTCGAAGACCGCGTAAACCCCAGCGTCCGTTGGAAACCGCCGTGTCCAGTCGCGGGTGAGCAGGAGCGGAATTCGCCTGCTCCGTAAGAGCAGTTGCTCGCACGCTTCCAGCAGCATCTGGATTTGTTCCTCATCGACGCGATCCAGTCGCGGGACGACGATCCCCTCGGCAGCCTGACCAGCAACCTGTCCAGAAGTCATTTGCCTGCCTCCTTCCCGTCGCCATTCTCCAACGCCGCCAGCACGCCCTTGAGGTCCAATACGGCTGCCTCCAGTTCCTCAATGGCGTCGGTTGCCAGTTCATCCGGCTCGGGCAGATCGGCGGCGTCGTCCAGCCCCTCGTCCTTAAGCCAGCGCAGGCCGTCGAGCTTGAAGTCGCGGCCTTTGACTTCGCTGATGTCGAAGCAGCGCCAGCGGTCTTCCATGGAACTCTTGGGCGTGCGCTTGCTCTTGCCGTTAGGATCGTCGCCGTAGCATTTGACGAACTCGGCGAAATGCTCTGCAACCAGCGGCCGGTCCTTCTTGGTGATGTGCGGCACGTTGGTGCGGCCGTCGTAGATCCACGTCTTCTCGGTGGGGTAGCCCTTGGTGAAGAAGATCACGTTGGTCTTGGTGCCGGGGCTGTAGGGGGTGAAGGTGCCGTTGGGCAGGCGCAGAACCGTGTGCAGGTCGCAGTCTTCCGTGAGCAGCTTAAAGACCTCGCCCGCCTGGTCGGCGAACAGGCAGTTGTCGGGCACGACCACCACGGCGCGGCCGCCGGGCTTGAGGACCGTCATCACGTGCTGGATGAAATTGAGCTGCTTGTTGCTGGTGGCGATGGTGAAATCTTCCCGCTCGGGGGCCTGATTGGCGCCCTTGGTGCCGAAGGGGGGATTGGTCAGGATCACGTCGAATCGGCGCGAGTCCGGGACTTCATAGATCGAATCGCCGATGCCGATTTCCGGCTCCAAGCCGTGCAGGTACAGGTTCATCAGCGCTAATCGCCGCGGCCGCGCCACGAGGTCCTGCCCGAAGTAGGTCTTGGTGCGGACGCGCTTGGCCAGATCGCGGTCCATGGCGCCGCCGCCGGTGGCCTGGATCAGCCACTCGTAGGCGCAGACCAGAAAGCCGCCGGTGCCGCAGGCGGGGTCGCAGAGGGTGAACTCCTTGTGGGCGCGGGGGTCGGGCTTGATGCACGCGACCAGCGCCTGAATGAGCAGGCGGGGGGTGAAGTACTGCCCGGCGCCCTTCTTGCCCTCGTCGGCCGCCTTTTCCAGCAGCCCCTCGAAGGCGGCGGCCTTGACGTCCACGCCCAGCGATGTCCACTCGGTCTCGTCGATCAGGCCGATGAGCTTCTTGAGGTTGACGGGGTTGCTGAACCGCGACTGCGACCCGGCAAAGATGTCGCCCAGAATGCCCTTCTGCTTGCCCAGCGTGCGCAGCGTGTCAACGTAGTGGTCGAGCAGTTCCGTGCCGGAGGTCTCCGCCAGCGTCGGCCAGTCGCACGTCTTGGGCAGTTCAATGCCCCGCTCGTCGGCCATCTTGATGAACAGCAGATACGTGATCTGCTCGATGTAGTCGCCATAGTCCACGCCATCATGCCGCAGCGTGTGACAGAATCCCCAAAGCTGTTGTACTACGTCAGGCATTTGTAGCTACTCCTGCTCTGGGTTGTCGGACGATGTTCTGCGGATCTGATCTATGAGACGCGAAAGTCCCGTTAACTGGAATTTCAAGGCAATGCGAAGGGTTTCGATAAAACCTGCTTCGGATAACTCTCCAATGGTACGAAGCATCACGGCACTCACTACCAGAAAGATGATGGGAATGCCTAGTACCGCCAATAGAGCGATCTTGAACCCCATTGTCGCAAACAAGTATACCGTAACTACTGTTGTCAGGAAGACCAGCAGGAAGAAGCTCCCTTTCGCCCAGAGTTGTCCGACCGAATTGACCTCTATTTTCCGAATCGCCTCTACTTCTTTATACTTCCTGATGTCAGTTGTTCGCATAATGGTCCTCAACTCCTGGTTATCTTCAAAAGCGAGGTATATATCAAGCCACCTGCTGAGATTGTCTCGCAAGAGGTGCTCGATATTGTCGCGTGCTTGGTCTGCGGCGTCTCGGTATTGCAGCCATTCCGGGTTAGCTATGACAGCTTGATTGCCAATGTCAAGCGTACGTAGCAATGCCTGCATAAGATCTCGCAGTCGACGCATGGGCAATTCGCTCATTGGAACACGTTTGCGTTTCGCTTCATCGAATATAAGCTTCGCCTGAACCTGTGCGGCATTTGCCATCATGGCAAAGATGTTTCCCTGCATTACTCGAATTGATGGCAAGTCGGTCATATGTGTCTGGAAATACTGCAGTGCCTGTTCTCCCGCTCCGATGGTTTGGCGGTAGTAGTCTAAGGAATCGATGGTGCGATCATTCTCCCATGCATCGCGCGCATTGATGGATGCGACTTGGACGGCAAGGGCTAGCTCTTCTCCTTGCCATTGTTCAATCATCTTTTGAAGAAACGCCTTTTGCTGTTCCGATACCTTCGCGACATGCTCTTTTGCAGTCATGATTGCTGATGCGATCGCTTGACCTTGTTCGCCTGCAAACGTTCTTGCTTCGGGAAAGTTCTTGGTCTCGTAGTGATACCATGAAGCTGATTTGTTATAGGCTGCTTGGTAATACAGATGCAAGACCGAACAGATAGCACGTTTCTCTGCAGGCAACGCAGTGTCATTCGCGGCCTTGGCCGATAATTGGGAGGCTGCTAAGAACTCTTTCGCGGCATCAAGAGCATATTGAACCGTCGCCTTTGATTGCCTTGCTTCCTTTTCAAGTGCTAAGCCCTTCCGATAATGATCGTCAATCTCCTGAAGAAGAGTCATGCAGCCACCGCCTCGTTAATTGTTCTGAGCAAGTTGCTAAGCGCTCCGCCGAACTCGCGATTCGCCCGGCCCCAGCCGCCTGCCTGCTGCAGCACCGGCACGTTCTCAAAATCGCTCTGATCGATGGAGAGGTTGGCGATCATGTGGGCGCAGATGCGGTCCAGCCATCGCTGCTGCTCGGGGGTGAACGTGCGGCCGCTGGTCACGGCGGCGAAGGCGAGCTTGACTCGCTCCTCGGCGGTGTATAGGGGCTTATGTTCATCGGCGGCGTGCTTGACCATCGAGATGATGTCCACCAGCGCCTTGCTGTACTGCAACTGGTGGGCCTTCTGGAGGTTCTCGATGGTGAACCGCTCGCGGGTCGTGCGGAGCTTCTGGCGCAGTTCGTCCAGCGCGCCGGTTCCCCAGTCCTGCGG
The genomic region above belongs to Planctomycetaceae bacterium and contains:
- a CDS encoding alpha/beta fold hydrolase → MTSLWTWLSQHWAAVAISITVASLLLFVVLVMARYTKICLNIFVDTPPPLSMGPLDFQRLAGEQQRFRSFDGTSLRGMRLQAPNAQTYKGTIVFCHEYGSDMFSCARYIRPLLEVGFDVFTFDFRAHGQSSAGSGNYRPLQWPSDKELEDVLGACLHVESLLQAEGKDTRIGLFGISRGAGAGLLAAASDPNIAAIVCDGAFSTDTTLVSYMKRWAHIFARVKLVYENHPEIFWNLLVWLLMKFAQPKLGRRFPSVRRALKEMQPRPILFIHGRRDSYIRSDQTALLYNDAPDPKYLWLVEQAKHNQSVMVQPRQYAARTIAFFRKHLAGDDIATAEITTPAETEVA
- a CDS encoding AAA family ATPase — encoded protein: MIESVKFENFKVLRDAVLPLSRLTLLVGPNGSGKSTAIQGLRGASTPEKWSHQQVISAALRNSADPPAVRISAMWQSSSERQKVSIAEWKAGAPRGSRMERGLTPLDSKKLSSLRFFAFEASRVASTVQLSPSAEMESDGANLVVVMDRLRDRNPERFEALNMELRAWMPEFDRILFETPHPGMRSFQLRARVGHHTIDAADLSQGTVFALAVLTLAYIAAPPAILCLEEPDRGIHPRLLRDIKDALYRLAYPESCGEKRDPVQVVATTHSPYLLDLFRDHPEEVVICEKLIEEREREHNIRFTRLSDRSDLDQILQDAHLGDAWYSGVLGGVPDNR
- a CDS encoding restriction endonuclease subunit S — protein: MAATELPEQWAEASVLDLASLIRGVSYAKGEALSSPTDGHVALLRANNIGDGLNFLDLQYVPQGRVSQEQMIQTGDVVLAMSSGSKQVVGKAASARGKWNGTFGAFCGVLRPHWQVDPAFFGYYFQTKGYRDAISAASSGTNINNLKREYFEAIVVPLPPLAEQKRIVARVEELLALVNAARERLAKVPRILKRFRQSVLAAACSGRLTEDWRAAGSVSESARALLERILLNRKDRYLRQTQECEKEGLRKPRQPKCLSASEISNEPFSLPESWLWVTWDDLTDWITYGFTRPMPHVAEGIPVVTAKNVLHDFVDLMSADRTSLEAFESLNDKDRPEAGEILLTKDGTLGRAAIVQKGQRCCINQSVAVLRFGGLSANERYLLRVIQCPFTQNLIEEGAKGAAMPHISITTFGSFPVPLPPLDEQKEIVRRVEALFKLADQIEQRVAAATKRADKLTQAILAKAFRGELVPTEAELARQENRSYEPASALLGRIRSQREQPKPTGARAKSTRKTKG
- a CDS encoding GH3 auxin-responsive promoter family protein gives rise to the protein MTPKQFILKPMARLAATRAWLDTRAFVKAHADTAGAQEQLLLRLIARHAATDFGRDHGLAGVKSYGDFVRAVPVRTYEQMRPYFDRVFQGQTTALLPADEKVVMFSMTSGTTGLPKYIPVTAPFLENQRRGFNILGLSALNMHKAGWLRPIVQISSPMDDQLSPTGLPCGAISGMLAMNQQKIVRRMYPAPYQVASISNAAVKYYTLMRCAITHDVAIISTANPSSIIKMAEAAQAHAERIIRDVADGTFTPPGPIPAAVAGLLRFRPNRRAARRLQQALDEDGTLLPRRFWKPAFLTHWTGGTLKLYLRRLRELFGEVPIRDLGLLASEGRFSIPLEDNTPAGIAEIVSNVLEFIPIEEYGRDNPHTLPAHQARVGEEYFLVITNWAGLWRYSIDDRVRVVGRFGQSPVFEFLSRGLRTANLTGEKLTEHQVVEAMRQATARIGTDVNRFTFQPVFRGTPCYQLVIEPIDGNGAESALAPAMDQALAELNIEYQSKRHSGRLGPIRLSLAGSGYFDQREHDEIQRRHGRSEQYKHQYLLTDVLDETA
- a CDS encoding class I SAM-dependent DNA methyltransferase, with translation MPDVVQQLWGFCHTLRHDGVDYGDYIEQITYLLFIKMADERGIELPKTCDWPTLAETSGTELLDHYVDTLRTLGKQKGILGDIFAGSQSRFSNPVNLKKLIGLIDETEWTSLGVDVKAAAFEGLLEKAADEGKKGAGQYFTPRLLIQALVACIKPDPRAHKEFTLCDPACGTGGFLVCAYEWLIQATGGGAMDRDLAKRVRTKTYFGQDLVARPRRLALMNLYLHGLEPEIGIGDSIYEVPDSRRFDVILTNPPFGTKGANQAPEREDFTIATSNKQLNFIQHVMTVLKPGGRAVVVVPDNCLFADQAGEVFKLLTEDCDLHTVLRLPNGTFTPYSPGTKTNVIFFTKGYPTEKTWIYDGRTNVPHITKKDRPLVAEHFAEFVKCYGDDPNGKSKRTPKSSMEDRWRCFDISEVKGRDFKLDGLRWLKDEGLDDAADLPEPDELATDAIEELEAAVLDLKGVLAALENGDGKEAGK
- a CDS encoding PEP-CTERM sorting domain-containing protein, coding for MASLLVMASGVYADTLTAADIADGVNGADETWQFAAQAYAETARFRRDTDYDNDPASWWGGGWSGWRYPNNEGEGVYGNTGTGAMLMHPWNSGAWLGSTAIMYRAQTAGTYTFDVSIYYAGGGNGVGANVFLGEDDTAGYVRGINQNANGFFSVGDPGDSLAAGVATTASRDLRLASSVTLAAGQYLIFALDNNITWGADMTTLNHFIVTNDIPEPASLMLLAAGAVGVIIRRRRK